A window from Microbacterium ginsengiterrae encodes these proteins:
- a CDS encoding ribose-5-phosphate isomerase has product MRIHIATDHAGLEFSTRLQEHLRGAGHDVVDHGPVEYDALDDYPAFCIRAAQAVVTDQSTGVEALGVVFGGSGNGEQIAANKVQGVRAALVWNLSTAELARQHNDANVISIGARQHTFDEVVSFIERFIGTPFSGDERHARRIGQIADFERDGSLLPDPRA; this is encoded by the coding sequence ATGCGCATCCACATCGCCACAGACCACGCGGGACTCGAGTTCTCCACCCGGCTGCAGGAGCACCTGCGCGGTGCGGGGCACGACGTCGTCGACCACGGACCGGTCGAGTACGACGCCCTGGACGACTATCCGGCCTTCTGCATCCGCGCCGCTCAGGCGGTCGTGACGGATCAGTCGACGGGCGTCGAGGCCCTCGGCGTCGTCTTCGGGGGATCAGGGAACGGCGAGCAGATCGCGGCGAACAAGGTCCAGGGCGTGCGTGCGGCGCTGGTATGGAACCTGTCGACCGCGGAGCTCGCCCGCCAGCACAACGATGCCAACGTGATCTCCATCGGTGCGCGGCAGCACACCTTCGACGAGGTCGTCTCCTTCATCGAACGTTTCATCGGGACGCCCTTCTCCGGTGACGAGCGGCACGCGCGTCGTATCGGCCAGATCGCCGATTTCGAACGGGACGGCTCCCTGCTCCCCGACCCCAGGGCCTGA
- the pepN gene encoding aminopeptidase N: protein MPGENLTRIEAQERRELVDTQSYEIALDLTKGAEVFGSRSVVRFRARPGSYTFIDLIAREVREISLNGELLDPAEVFEDSRIALADLQEENVLVVDADCAYTNTGEGLHRFVDPVDDEVYLYSQFEVPDSRRVFAVFEQPDLKATFQFTVTAPAAWKVISNSPTPEPINHDGSDTATWGFEPTPRISSYITALIAGPYESTFSELTSADGRVIPLGVYGRKSLWQHLDADYIFDKTREGFAYYEEKFGVPYPFAKYDQLFVPEFNAGAMENAGAVTFTETYVFRSKVTDAVKERRVVTILHELAHMWFGDLVTMKWWNDLWLNESFAEWASTIATAEATEWTEAWTTFNAMEKTWAYRQDQLPSTHPITAEINDLEDVQVNFDGITYAKGGSVLKQLAAWVGIDAFFAGVGQYFQKHAWGNTELSDLLTELEATSGRDLSVWSKKWLETSGVNTLSPVIDEDLDGAISRFAVTQTAPADYPTIRPHRLGIGFYNLADGALTRTHYVEIDVDGDRTEVPELKGLKRPDLVLLNDNDLAYAKIRLDERSLETAIAHLSDVADPLARSLIWGAAWDQTRDAESAASDYIDLVLGNIATETESTTVRTTLAQLRTAATLYVAPADRDAARLKVADGLWELAQGAAPGSDSQLQFVTAFAASLVNGEHAGIVGRLRSGEETLAGLEIDTDLSWQLLVGLASIGATDAASIDAALASDNTSKGAEFAAQARAALPTSADKDAAWASLVEDDSLPNTIVRSAALGFVHPNSTGVLGEYVQRYFDMLIPVWESRTYQIANYLIVGLFPTALADTALRDATRAWLSANAEAAPALRRLVSEGLADVERALAAQARDAEGPEED from the coding sequence GTGCCTGGAGAGAATCTCACCCGTATCGAAGCGCAGGAGCGCCGCGAGCTCGTCGACACGCAGTCGTACGAGATCGCGCTCGATCTCACGAAGGGCGCCGAAGTGTTCGGCTCCCGCAGCGTGGTCCGCTTCCGAGCGCGCCCCGGGAGCTACACCTTCATCGACCTCATCGCCCGCGAGGTGCGCGAGATCTCCCTCAACGGGGAGCTGCTCGACCCCGCAGAGGTGTTCGAGGACTCGCGCATCGCCCTCGCCGATCTCCAGGAGGAGAACGTCCTCGTCGTCGACGCGGACTGCGCCTACACGAACACCGGCGAGGGTCTGCACCGTTTCGTCGACCCGGTCGACGACGAGGTGTATCTCTACTCCCAGTTCGAGGTCCCCGACTCCCGCCGCGTGTTCGCCGTGTTCGAGCAGCCGGACCTGAAGGCCACGTTCCAGTTCACCGTCACCGCACCGGCGGCATGGAAGGTCATCTCGAACTCGCCGACCCCCGAGCCGATCAACCACGACGGCAGCGACACCGCGACGTGGGGCTTCGAGCCCACCCCTCGCATCTCGTCCTACATCACGGCGCTGATCGCCGGACCGTACGAGTCGACGTTCTCGGAGCTCACCAGCGCAGACGGACGGGTGATCCCGCTGGGCGTCTACGGCCGCAAGAGCCTGTGGCAGCACCTGGACGCCGATTACATCTTCGACAAGACGCGTGAGGGGTTCGCCTACTACGAGGAGAAGTTCGGCGTCCCGTACCCGTTCGCCAAGTACGACCAGCTGTTCGTCCCGGAGTTCAACGCCGGCGCCATGGAGAACGCGGGCGCCGTCACCTTCACGGAGACGTACGTGTTCCGTAGCAAGGTCACCGACGCCGTGAAGGAACGCCGCGTCGTGACGATCCTGCACGAGCTCGCACACATGTGGTTCGGCGACCTCGTGACCATGAAGTGGTGGAACGACCTGTGGCTGAACGAGTCGTTCGCCGAATGGGCGTCGACGATCGCCACGGCCGAGGCCACCGAGTGGACCGAAGCGTGGACGACGTTCAACGCGATGGAGAAGACCTGGGCGTACCGCCAGGACCAGCTTCCCTCCACCCACCCGATCACCGCCGAGATCAACGATCTCGAAGACGTGCAGGTGAACTTCGACGGCATCACCTACGCCAAGGGCGGATCGGTGCTCAAGCAGCTCGCCGCATGGGTCGGGATCGATGCGTTCTTCGCCGGTGTCGGCCAGTACTTCCAGAAGCACGCCTGGGGCAACACCGAACTCAGCGATCTGCTCACCGAGCTCGAGGCGACGAGCGGGCGCGACCTCAGCGTCTGGTCGAAGAAGTGGCTGGAGACCTCGGGTGTCAACACGCTCTCGCCCGTCATCGATGAGGACCTCGACGGCGCGATCTCCCGGTTCGCGGTCACGCAGACCGCCCCGGCGGACTACCCCACCATCCGCCCTCACCGCCTGGGGATCGGCTTCTACAACCTCGCCGACGGCGCACTCACGCGCACGCACTACGTCGAGATCGACGTCGACGGTGACCGCACCGAGGTCCCCGAGCTCAAGGGGCTGAAGCGCCCCGACCTCGTCCTCCTCAACGACAACGACCTCGCCTACGCGAAGATCCGCCTCGACGAGCGGTCTCTCGAGACCGCGATCGCGCACCTCTCGGACGTCGCGGACCCGCTGGCCCGCTCGCTGATCTGGGGGGCGGCGTGGGATCAGACGCGCGACGCGGAGAGCGCGGCATCCGACTACATCGACCTCGTCCTCGGCAACATCGCCACGGAGACCGAGTCGACCACGGTGCGCACGACCCTCGCTCAGCTGCGGACCGCCGCGACCCTGTACGTCGCCCCGGCCGACCGCGACGCCGCGCGACTCAAGGTCGCGGACGGCCTGTGGGAACTCGCGCAGGGCGCAGCGCCCGGCAGCGACAGCCAGCTGCAGTTCGTCACGGCCTTCGCCGCCTCGCTCGTCAACGGCGAGCACGCGGGCATCGTCGGCCGTCTGCGCTCCGGCGAGGAGACCCTCGCCGGGTTGGAGATCGACACCGATCTGTCCTGGCAGCTCCTGGTCGGGCTCGCCTCCATCGGCGCGACCGACGCCGCCTCCATCGACGCGGCCCTCGCCTCCGACAACACCTCCAAGGGTGCGGAGTTCGCCGCGCAGGCCCGCGCGGCGCTTCCGACGTCCGCGGACAAGGACGCGGCATGGGCGTCGCTGGTGGAGGACGACAGCCTGCCGAACACCATCGTGCGCTCCGCCGCCCTCGGGTTCGTGCATCCGAATAGCACGGGCGTCCTCGGCGAGTACGTGCAGCGCTACTTCGACATGCTCATCCCCGTCTGGGAATCGCGCACCTACCAGATCGCCAACTACCTCATCGTCGGGCTGTTCCCGACCGCTCTGGCCGACACGGCCCTGCGCGACGCGACGAGGGCGTGGCTCTCGGCGAACGCGGAGGCGGCTCCGGCGCTGCGCCGCCTCGTGAGCGAGGGTCTCGCCGATGTCGAGCGGGCGCTCGCCGCCCAGGCGCGCGACGCCGAGGGGCCGGAAGAGGACTGA
- a CDS encoding mechanosensitive ion channel family protein, protein MPEATLEDQPAPTLDGLAELWGVVLKWLVQAGWNMLHVLLILVGCVVAALVLRLIIRRVVRRIVDRAKTKANVDDTQALERSPLADMRLVQRTRTLGTILQNIVNVSVGVVALVLIANVLVPDLVGSLTLLTAAIGAGLGFGAQNIVKDVLNGLFIAAEDQIGIGDMVDMGLATGVVEYVAVRITHVRDVNGTLWYVRNGEVTRIGNMSQGWARAIIDIGVPADADVPKVEAALLESALALSKDPKWRTRIIERPEVWGLESMTGEALVIRVVMKTRATAMDDVARELRMRLKSAVESLDLTVPSLQSVIPDGIEGARRVRGAHPPTTRPNAVTGVPHVARGIWRKKNPPQKPGNPEETS, encoded by the coding sequence GTGCCCGAAGCCACTCTCGAAGACCAGCCGGCGCCGACCCTCGACGGGTTGGCCGAGCTCTGGGGCGTCGTCCTGAAGTGGCTGGTCCAGGCGGGCTGGAACATGCTGCACGTCCTGCTGATCCTCGTCGGCTGCGTCGTCGCCGCTCTCGTCCTCCGGCTCATCATCCGTCGAGTCGTCCGGCGCATCGTCGATCGGGCCAAGACGAAGGCCAACGTCGATGACACGCAGGCGCTGGAGCGCTCCCCGCTCGCGGACATGCGCCTCGTCCAGCGCACGCGGACACTCGGGACGATCCTGCAGAACATCGTCAATGTCTCGGTGGGCGTGGTGGCCCTCGTCCTCATCGCCAACGTCCTCGTCCCCGACCTCGTTGGTTCTCTCACCCTCCTCACCGCCGCGATCGGTGCAGGTCTCGGTTTCGGCGCGCAGAACATCGTCAAAGACGTCCTCAACGGGCTGTTCATCGCCGCAGAGGATCAGATCGGCATCGGGGACATGGTCGACATGGGCCTGGCCACCGGAGTCGTCGAATACGTCGCGGTGCGCATCACGCATGTCCGCGACGTCAACGGCACGCTGTGGTACGTGCGCAACGGCGAGGTCACCCGGATCGGGAACATGTCGCAGGGCTGGGCGCGCGCGATCATCGACATCGGCGTGCCTGCGGACGCGGACGTCCCGAAGGTCGAGGCCGCTCTGCTGGAATCGGCGCTCGCGCTGTCGAAGGACCCGAAGTGGCGCACCAGGATCATCGAACGGCCAGAGGTCTGGGGGCTGGAGTCGATGACCGGGGAGGCCCTCGTGATCCGGGTGGTGATGAAGACCAGAGCGACGGCGATGGATGACGTGGCGCGCGAACTGCGGATGCGGCTGAAGTCCGCCGTCGAGTCCCTCGACCTCACTGTCCCCTCTCTGCAGTCCGTGATCCCGGACGGCATCGAAGGTGCACGGCGCGTGCGCGGCGCGCACCCGCCCACCACGCGGCCGAACGCCGTCACCGGCGTGCCCCACGTCGCACGCGGTATCTGGCGAAAGAAGAATCCTCCGCAGAAGCCGGGGAACCCGGAGGAGACATCATGA
- a CDS encoding globin: MTFYDEVGGHTTFDTIVRVFYREVAADPVLKPMYPEENLGPAADRLSMFLEQYWGGPTTYGEQRGHPRLRMRHMPFAVDPDARDRWLRCMRTALDEAELSPLHDATLWDYLERAAYAMVNTLPSPAASPGARQTLATRSNSQDSTENT; this comes from the coding sequence ATGACGTTCTACGACGAGGTCGGCGGCCACACGACCTTCGACACCATCGTGCGCGTGTTCTATCGAGAGGTCGCCGCCGACCCTGTACTGAAGCCGATGTACCCGGAAGAGAACCTCGGACCAGCGGCCGACCGCCTCTCCATGTTCCTCGAGCAGTACTGGGGCGGCCCGACGACGTACGGCGAGCAGCGGGGCCATCCGCGCCTTCGCATGCGCCACATGCCGTTCGCGGTCGATCCTGACGCCAGGGACCGGTGGCTGCGCTGTATGCGCACGGCGCTGGACGAGGCAGAGCTGTCGCCGCTGCACGACGCGACTCTGTGGGACTATCTCGAACGCGCCGCATATGCCATGGTGAATACGCTGCCCTCGCCTGCCGCATCGCCCGGTGCGCGGCAGACGCTGGCAACGCGCAGCAACAGTCAGGATTCGACGGAGAACACATGA
- a CDS encoding FAD-binding dehydrogenase, whose translation MTTRPLSADVLVIGWGLAGLVAAAEASAAGRSVVLVDQEPRSNLGGQAWWSFGGLFFVDSPEQRRMGVKDSLELATQDWFGNADFDREEDRWPRAWATAYLQFAAGEKRAWLRKRGVGFFPVVGWAERGGYGALGPGNSVPRFHITWGTGPGVVAPFEAAVRAAEDAGTLTVLPRHRVTNLVVTDGVVTGATGDVLAHSDADRGRPSSREVVGDFEIRAGATIVSSGGIGGNHDLVRAAWPDRLGTPPAHMLSGVPAYVDGSMQDVSRRAGARLINGDRMWHYVEGIQNWDPVWPMHGIRILPGPSSLWLDATGKRLPVPLFPGFDTLGTLRYLRTTGHDHSWFVTSRQIVEKEFALSGSEQNPDLTGKDVRLLLASRLAKGPTGPVQSFLDEGADFIVEDDLESLIAQMTAHPGGEYLDPERVRREIVARDLEMDNDFSKDAQVGMLRSMRAYRGDRLIRTAAPHRLQDPAAGPLIAVQLHVLTRKSLGGIETDLDGRALGADGEAIPGLYAAGEASGFGGGGVHGYRALEGTFLGGCLFSGRQAGRAAAR comes from the coding sequence ATGACGACCAGGCCCCTGTCCGCGGACGTACTCGTGATCGGATGGGGGCTGGCCGGACTCGTCGCCGCCGCCGAGGCGTCGGCGGCCGGTCGCTCGGTGGTCCTCGTGGACCAGGAGCCGCGAAGCAATCTCGGCGGCCAGGCGTGGTGGTCCTTCGGAGGACTGTTCTTCGTCGACTCCCCGGAGCAGCGCAGGATGGGTGTCAAGGACTCCCTGGAACTGGCGACGCAGGATTGGTTCGGAAACGCGGACTTCGATCGCGAGGAGGACCGATGGCCGCGTGCGTGGGCGACGGCGTACCTGCAGTTCGCCGCAGGAGAGAAGCGCGCATGGCTGCGTAAGCGGGGCGTCGGATTCTTCCCCGTCGTCGGGTGGGCGGAGCGCGGCGGGTACGGCGCACTCGGCCCGGGGAACTCCGTCCCGCGGTTCCACATCACGTGGGGTACCGGCCCGGGGGTCGTCGCCCCATTCGAAGCGGCGGTGCGCGCCGCTGAGGATGCCGGCACCCTGACCGTCCTCCCCCGGCACCGCGTCACGAATCTGGTCGTCACCGACGGGGTCGTCACCGGAGCCACCGGCGATGTCCTCGCGCACAGCGACGCGGATCGCGGCCGACCGAGTTCGCGCGAGGTCGTCGGCGACTTCGAGATCCGCGCGGGTGCGACGATCGTGTCGTCCGGTGGCATCGGCGGCAATCACGATCTCGTGCGCGCTGCCTGGCCGGATCGGCTCGGCACGCCGCCGGCGCACATGCTCTCCGGAGTTCCGGCATACGTCGACGGCTCGATGCAGGACGTCTCCCGGCGGGCCGGCGCGCGACTCATCAACGGTGACCGGATGTGGCACTACGTCGAGGGCATTCAGAACTGGGATCCCGTCTGGCCGATGCACGGCATCCGGATCCTCCCAGGCCCGTCGTCCCTCTGGCTCGACGCCACCGGAAAGCGCCTGCCGGTCCCCCTGTTCCCCGGATTCGACACACTCGGGACGCTGCGGTATCTGCGGACGACCGGGCACGACCATTCCTGGTTCGTCACGTCCCGCCAGATCGTCGAGAAGGAGTTCGCGCTGTCCGGCAGCGAGCAGAACCCCGATCTCACCGGCAAGGACGTCCGGCTCCTGCTCGCCTCCCGTCTCGCGAAGGGGCCGACGGGGCCCGTGCAGTCCTTCCTCGACGAGGGAGCGGACTTCATCGTCGAGGACGACCTCGAATCGCTCATCGCGCAGATGACGGCACACCCGGGCGGTGAGTATCTGGATCCCGAGCGGGTCCGCCGAGAGATCGTCGCCCGCGACCTCGAGATGGACAACGACTTCTCGAAGGATGCCCAGGTGGGGATGCTGCGCTCGATGCGCGCCTACCGCGGCGACAGGCTGATCCGGACGGCGGCCCCGCACCGACTGCAGGATCCGGCGGCCGGTCCGCTCATCGCCGTGCAGTTGCACGTGCTCACCCGCAAGTCCCTCGGCGGCATCGAGACGGACCTCGACGGCCGAGCACTCGGGGCGGACGGCGAAGCGATCCCCGGGCTGTATGCGGCCGGCGAGGCGAGCGGGTTCGGGGGCGGTGGAGTGCACGGTTACCGTGCGCTCGAGGGAACCTTCCTCGGCGGATGCCTGTTCTCCGGTCGACAGGCAGGACGCGCCGCGGCGCGCTGA
- a CDS encoding acyl-CoA thioesterase: MSAEERAQASVDNLLDVLDLDESSARTTEDIFTGRSHPMPTGRIYGGQVLGQSLLAAERTLSSDRAAHSMHGYFLRPGDSTQGVTISVDRIHDGRSFSTRRAQAYQNGVPIFSMIASFQDEAPGLEHAAPMPEGVPAPEDLAPDEMLVDGADPRALRMLADRPVDTRHVEAPIYLAVDGARVPHQAVWMRMRAPLPGDQTLHRAALAYLSDMTIQESILRAHGVHWATPGLKVASLDHAMWWHRPARVDEWLLYVQESPNARGGRGLAAGRIYTRDGILAASVTQEVMVRVPDAG, translated from the coding sequence ATGAGCGCAGAGGAACGGGCTCAGGCGTCCGTCGACAACCTGCTCGACGTGCTCGATCTCGATGAGAGCAGTGCACGGACGACGGAGGACATCTTCACGGGTCGTTCGCATCCCATGCCCACCGGGCGGATCTACGGCGGTCAGGTGCTCGGACAGTCATTGCTGGCCGCGGAGCGGACGCTGTCGTCCGATCGCGCCGCGCATTCCATGCACGGCTATTTCCTGCGCCCCGGCGACTCCACGCAGGGCGTGACCATCTCGGTCGACCGCATCCATGACGGACGATCCTTCTCGACGCGCCGCGCCCAGGCGTATCAGAACGGCGTTCCGATCTTCTCGATGATCGCGTCGTTCCAGGACGAGGCGCCGGGTCTCGAGCATGCCGCCCCCATGCCGGAGGGGGTTCCTGCTCCCGAGGACCTCGCGCCGGATGAGATGCTCGTCGACGGGGCGGATCCGCGCGCTCTGCGCATGCTCGCCGACCGTCCGGTCGACACCCGCCACGTCGAAGCGCCGATCTACCTCGCCGTCGACGGCGCGCGCGTGCCGCACCAGGCGGTCTGGATGCGCATGCGTGCGCCGCTGCCCGGCGATCAGACGCTGCACCGCGCTGCGCTGGCCTATCTCAGCGACATGACGATCCAGGAGTCCATCCTCCGAGCCCATGGCGTCCACTGGGCGACACCGGGCCTGAAGGTCGCGAGCCTCGACCACGCCATGTGGTGGCACCGGCCGGCACGAGTGGACGAGTGGCTGCTGTACGTCCAGGAGTCCCCGAACGCCCGTGGCGGCCGGGGACTGGCAGCCGGGCGCATCTACACCCGCGACGGCATCCTGGCCGCCAGCGTCACGCAGGAGGTCATGGTGCGCGTGCCGGACGCCGGCTGA
- a CDS encoding acyl-CoA thioesterase, with the protein MTEGRRLHLPIQLRWGDLDAFNHVNNTSMLKLLEEARVRAFWKADPGEDAPETAVLAAGIDAGVLTLIARQEIEYFAPVPYQRRPLDVQMWFGKLGGSSIDVCYEVYNDPASAERILYARSTAVVVLVDAASGRPTRITDEMRQVWSPYLGAPAEYTHRR; encoded by the coding sequence GTGACTGAGGGACGACGTCTTCATCTCCCCATCCAACTGAGGTGGGGAGATCTCGACGCGTTCAACCACGTGAACAACACGTCGATGCTGAAGCTCCTCGAGGAGGCCCGCGTGCGGGCCTTCTGGAAGGCGGACCCGGGGGAGGACGCCCCGGAGACGGCGGTGCTCGCCGCCGGGATCGACGCGGGCGTGCTCACGCTCATCGCCCGGCAGGAGATCGAGTACTTCGCGCCCGTTCCGTACCAGCGTCGACCGTTGGACGTGCAGATGTGGTTCGGCAAGCTCGGTGGGTCCAGCATCGACGTCTGCTACGAGGTGTACAACGATCCCGCGTCCGCGGAGCGCATCCTGTATGCGCGTTCGACGGCCGTCGTCGTCCTCGTCGATGCCGCGTCGGGACGTCCGACGCGCATCACCGACGAGATGCGCCAGGTGTGGTCTCCGTATCTCGGCGCGCCCGCCGAGTACACCCACCGCCGCTAG